Proteins from one Anthonomus grandis grandis chromosome 8, icAntGran1.3, whole genome shotgun sequence genomic window:
- the LOC126739124 gene encoding putative nuclease HARBI1 — MLLKELAIEDVQEYRNCMRMSPASFDVLLKKISPAIQRSDTTMRMALPARTKLEITLSYLATGNSYRNLQQQFRVSRPAISKFIPEVCDAIYDALEDFIQVPKSNKEWKAIESDFNHRWNFPGCYGAIDGKHILIRAPKNCGSNFFNYKGQNSIIFMAIVDGNYNFIYIDVGYNGRASDGGVFAQCSIFAALENNILPDGGFLVGDDAFPLKHYLLKPYSKNALTVDEKNLQL, encoded by the exons ATGCTTTTAAAGGAACTTGCCATCGAAGACGTTCAAGAATACAGAAACTGTATGAGAATGTCTCCTGCTTCCTTTGACgttcttctgaaaaaaatatcgcCAGCTATACAGCGATCTGACACCACAATGAGAATGGCTTTACCTGCCAgaacaaaattagaaattactCTGTCATATTTAGCTACTGGAAATAGTTATCGAAATTTGCAGCAGCAATTCCGTGTTTCCCGCCCTGCAATTTCCAAGTTTATTCCAGAAGTATGCGATGCCATATACGATGCATTGGAGGATTTTATACAG gtaccaAAAAGTAACAAAGAATGGAAAGCTATCGAAAGTGATTTCAACCATAGATGGAATTTTCCAGGATGTTATGGTGCCATTGATGGAAAACACATACTTATTCGAGCTCCTAAGAATTGTGGCAGTAACTTTTTCAACTATAAGGGACAaaacagtattatttttatGGCAATTGTAGAcggaaattacaattttatatacattgaTGTTGGCTACAATGGAAGAGCCTCAGATGGAGGAGTTTTTGCGCAGTGTTCTATTTTTGCTGCTTTAGAAAACAATATATTACCGGATGGTGGATTTCTTGTTGGAGACGACGCTTTTCCGTTAAAGCATTATTTACTTAAACCATATTCAAAGAATGCACTTACTGTTGatgaaaaaaatcttcaattatAG
- the LOC126739427 gene encoding THUMP domain-containing protein 1 homolog, whose amino-acid sequence MSKVQKPYKRQFYNRNAQKRPTIDINLKGFLCSCNNREKDCVRESYNLLNKYADVLWPQVSTEVSEEKTEVEDDLQKELQELHKEKKETRRFQVVDSGAKNFLFIKTTLEDPVKLAESIVKEISEKKSQETKFLLRLIPIETTCKAYLKDIEKAFELLCKKHFSSQSKTYSIVFNHRNNNSVSRDEVIKSIADMVDKQGKLHNLEHKVDLKNAEISIIIEVVRGFVFIGVVPNFIKYKKYNLLAFVSDTESTNAVDANVNDIVDKDDIIETSEENKEVK is encoded by the coding sequence ATGAGCAAGGTACAGAAACCGTACAAAAGGCAATTCTACAATAGAAATGCCCAAAAACGACCGACCATTGACATTAACCTAAAAGGATTCTTATGCAGCTGCAACAACAGAGAAAAAGACTGTGTGAGAGAGTCATACAATTTGTTAAACAAATATGCTGATGTACTATGGCCCCAGGTTAGTACTGAAGTTTCAGAAGAAAAAACTGAGGTTGAGGATGATCTGCAAAAGGAGCTCCAGGAGCTACACAAAGAGAAAAAGGAGACCAGAAGATTCCAAGTAGTTGACTCGGGTgcaaaaaatttcctttttattaaaaccaCCCTAGAAGACCCAGTCAAGCTGGCTGAAAGTATTGTTAAGGAAATATCTGAGAAGAAAAGTCAGGAAACAAAGTTTTTGCTTCGCCTAATTCCAATTGAGACCACATGTAAGGCTTATCTTAAAGATATCGAGAAGGCCTTTGAGCTATTATGTAAGAAACACTTTTCTTCACAATCAAAGACTTATTCCATTGTTTTTAATCACAGAAATAACAATAGTGTCTCAAGAGATGAAGTTATTAAATCTATTGCGGACATGGTGGACAAGCAAGGCAAGCTGCACAATCTAGAGCATAAAGTGGATCTCAAGAATGcagaaatttcaataattatagaaGTAGTTCGGGGCTTCGTTTTTATTGGGGTAGtacccaattttattaaatataaaaaatataatttgttagCTTTTGTTAGTGATACTGAAAGCACTAATGCAGTTGATGCTAATGTAAATGATATTGTTGATAAGGATGACATAATAGAAACGAGTgaagaaaataaagaagttaaatgA